In Paenibacillus ihbetae, the following are encoded in one genomic region:
- a CDS encoding DUF6483 family protein — translation MLRRDYLMRMVEDMTQMIAKVFALKQERKHTEALWELDDMLRRQFRLNSKLLRSLSASDIEQLFYNHGYLEADRLQGAARLLEEEAEIEQELGREDEAVHLSTKVLQLYLKSALNGADPGLFDLPGRIRSVKERLRAYELPARLVRDDMAYAEQEGRYADAENLLYQLLQSGGIDADEAIRFYHRLLLKPAEELERGQLPLAEVHEGMEELSRRFLPGKQEELSGRE, via the coding sequence ATGTTACGGAGAGATTATCTTATGCGAATGGTAGAGGATATGACCCAAATGATTGCCAAAGTATTTGCCCTGAAGCAGGAGCGCAAGCATACCGAGGCTTTATGGGAGCTCGACGACATGCTCCGGCGCCAATTCCGGCTGAATTCCAAGCTGCTGCGTTCACTGTCGGCCTCCGATATCGAGCAGTTGTTTTACAATCACGGTTACTTGGAAGCAGACAGGCTTCAAGGGGCTGCCAGGCTGCTTGAAGAAGAGGCGGAGATCGAGCAGGAGCTGGGCCGTGAGGATGAGGCTGTTCATCTCTCCACCAAAGTGCTTCAGCTGTATTTGAAATCCGCATTGAACGGAGCCGATCCCGGATTATTCGATTTGCCGGGGAGAATCCGGAGCGTAAAGGAACGGCTCCGCGCGTACGAGCTGCCCGCTCGGCTGGTTCGTGACGATATGGCCTATGCCGAGCAGGAGGGACGCTACGCGGATGCGGAGAATCTGCTTTATCAGCTTCTGCAAAGCGGCGGGATTGATGCCGATGAAGCGATCCGCTTCTATCATCGGCTTCTGCTGAAGCCTGCGGAGGAGCTGGAGAGAGGACAGCTCCCGCTTGCGGAGGTTCATGAGGGCATGGAGGAGCTGAGCCGGCGATTCCTGCCGGGGAAGCAGGAAGAACTGTCCGGCCGGGAGTAG
- a CDS encoding class I SAM-dependent methyltransferase gives MYPLEALRKLIHNIMEQSALITATLSQLRKREGMTYSKVTVKPVELKSKLHYQFAYYSGTKVTHQNVPTEEAEAVLIDMFENVFRQAMIYTPEADYQVLISKKYKVSILTKSPTKSSVDMSHNRKKSYILEEGEPVPFLVELGIMNEDGKVFARRYDKFRQINRFLEMVEDVLPHLPEDRPLTIVDFGCGKSYLTFALYHYLAVKARRTLNIVGLDLKADVIEHCSMLAKKLNYSQLRFLVGDIAEYDELEQVDMVVTLHACDTATDAALEKAVRWGASVILSVPCCQHELFAQINSPVMEPLLSHGILKERFSALATDAIRAKLLDLMGYKTQLLEFIDMEHTPKNILIRAVSGSAGERDKLWREYTAFRDFLKADPYLERACRDLLPDQPSI, from the coding sequence ATGTACCCTTTGGAAGCTTTAAGAAAATTGATTCATAACATCATGGAGCAGTCTGCGTTAATTACAGCGACACTGAGTCAGCTTCGCAAACGGGAAGGCATGACCTACAGCAAGGTGACGGTCAAGCCGGTCGAGCTCAAGAGCAAGCTTCATTACCAGTTTGCCTACTATTCGGGCACCAAGGTGACGCACCAGAATGTGCCGACGGAGGAAGCGGAGGCCGTCCTGATCGATATGTTCGAGAATGTCTTCCGCCAGGCGATGATTTACACCCCGGAAGCCGATTATCAGGTTCTGATCTCGAAAAAATACAAGGTGTCGATTCTGACAAAGTCCCCGACCAAGTCGTCTGTGGACATGTCCCATAACCGCAAGAAATCGTACATCCTTGAAGAAGGCGAGCCGGTTCCGTTTCTGGTAGAGCTCGGCATCATGAACGAGGACGGGAAGGTATTCGCACGCAGGTACGATAAATTCAGACAGATTAACCGCTTCCTGGAGATGGTAGAGGATGTCCTCCCCCATTTGCCGGAAGATCGTCCGCTGACGATCGTGGATTTCGGATGCGGCAAATCGTATCTGACGTTCGCGCTGTATCACTATTTGGCGGTAAAGGCGCGCAGAACGCTGAATATTGTCGGATTGGATCTAAAGGCGGATGTGATCGAACACTGCAGTATGCTGGCGAAAAAGCTGAATTACAGCCAGCTGCGTTTTCTTGTCGGCGACATTGCGGAATATGACGAATTGGAGCAGGTCGATATGGTCGTCACCCTGCATGCTTGCGACACCGCCACCGATGCTGCCCTGGAAAAAGCCGTGCGTTGGGGCGCTTCGGTCATTCTGTCGGTGCCTTGCTGTCAGCACGAGCTGTTTGCCCAAATCAACAGTCCGGTGATGGAGCCGCTCTTGTCGCACGGCATTCTGAAGGAACGCTTCTCGGCGCTGGCCACGGACGCCATCCGGGCGAAGCTGCTGGACCTGATGGGATACAAGACGCAGCTGCTGGAGTTTATCGATATGGAGCATACGCCGAAAAATATTCTGATCCGCGCGGTCAGCGGCTCTGCCGGAGAGCGGGATAAGCTGTGGCGGGAATATACCGCTTTTCGCGATTTTCTGAAGGCAGATCCTTATTTGGAGCGGGCCTGCAGGGATTTGCTGCCGGATCAACCATCGATTTAA
- a CDS encoding O-antigen ligase family protein: protein MGLRGSWYGGLLLTVLLLTACSETGWFFDSDLYLAAAGWAGLLLLLFVLRRNSGFQRFSYHRAALPVKPTNPYRAIAATGIGGILAIYVQHALRGPASMEGTLKELVLWGLYGSFAAAAWEVSRTAKGRLSLRLGWHLLGAVLCGSALLHVYGVLDLPYGIYHTADPAISATGARLGGLLQYPNTFGALMAAFLLERLFALAPALQARPGALRTAAALLPLLPYTAALLLTESRGAWLAAALACAAGLALERRRIAPLLIAAAAPLASAALVYRQLADAKLAPAVLPGLLWLAGLWAGGVLAGLLLCRLRHSGGLRRRVLAPAALVAAAAGYAAAGVAILHQVQDRALGGAATLSARRLIYSDAWQLAKSSLWLGQGGETWRHVYRAVQSQPYVGGEVHSGYLDMLLNTGIIGLLLVCALLLALIAGIAKACPRLLPPFLVLTLHAAIDFDWSYPLVWLLMLWLPAMGTGMAPPADWTMRQEGGVNAFGREASIPKRSQPVGGLRPLPIDAPGVWMRTPPQRLSKWQWISPQRLGKLCWMSSPLLSDLQDPRMFWRSRMLHWISSGKPTVRYYRHQRTDSPKEGFRRYFPGTQLKLSCMLRRMIPPRLPAQWHRLPLLLGFLCWAVLTASLGMSEMKLRFAASAGEAERRELLQAALSWNPANSAAAVGLSELLPPEQQMILLEGSLRYAPQHAGLSWRLAEAHALAGRADTAAFWYRKSLELDRYSSDKQTRAVLALTSLAVKQSAAGDVSGAGRSASAAMDMLQSYRWLAEAVHASPGVRNDRRFHLTAQAQRQAAFLAGWIGRGKQ, encoded by the coding sequence ATGGGACTGAGGGGTTCATGGTATGGCGGCCTGCTGCTGACGGTGCTGCTGCTTACAGCCTGCAGCGAAACCGGATGGTTCTTTGATTCGGATCTTTATTTGGCGGCTGCAGGCTGGGCGGGTCTTCTCTTATTGCTGTTCGTTCTAAGAAGGAACAGCGGCTTCCAGCGCTTCTCTTACCACCGGGCTGCTCTTCCCGTAAAACCGACCAATCCTTACCGTGCAATTGCAGCGACAGGTATCGGAGGAATTCTTGCGATCTATGTGCAACATGCTCTTCGCGGACCCGCCAGCATGGAAGGAACGTTGAAGGAGCTCGTGCTGTGGGGGCTTTACGGTTCGTTTGCGGCGGCAGCCTGGGAAGTTAGCAGGACAGCGAAAGGCAGGTTGTCCTTAAGGCTTGGCTGGCATCTCCTCGGTGCGGTGTTGTGCGGCAGCGCGCTGCTTCACGTCTATGGCGTGCTGGATCTGCCGTACGGCATCTATCATACGGCAGATCCCGCCATAAGCGCGACGGGCGCGAGGCTCGGCGGCCTGCTGCAGTACCCGAACACGTTCGGGGCCTTGATGGCCGCCTTCCTGCTTGAGCGCCTGTTCGCGCTGGCGCCCGCGCTGCAGGCACGGCCGGGCGCCCTCCGCACAGCGGCTGCGCTGCTGCCGCTGTTGCCCTACACCGCCGCGCTGCTCCTCACGGAGTCGCGCGGCGCCTGGCTCGCGGCCGCTCTGGCGTGCGCGGCCGGGCTTGCCCTTGAGCGGCGGCGGATTGCGCCGCTCCTTATTGCCGCCGCCGCGCCTTTGGCGAGCGCGGCGCTTGTGTACCGCCAGCTGGCCGATGCCAAGCTGGCGCCCGCGGTGCTGCCCGGCCTGCTGTGGCTGGCCGGGCTTTGGGCCGGCGGCGTCCTCGCCGGCCTGCTGCTGTGCCGCTTGCGGCACAGCGGGGGCCTCCGGCGGCGCGTGCTGGCGCCGGCGGCCCTGGTTGCTGCGGCGGCGGGATATGCCGCAGCGGGGGTTGCGATCCTGCACCAGGTGCAGGATCGGGCGCTTGGCGGCGCGGCTACGCTTAGCGCCCGCCGCCTGATCTACAGCGACGCGTGGCAGCTGGCCAAGTCGTCGCTGTGGCTGGGACAAGGGGGGGAGACGTGGCGGCATGTTTACCGCGCCGTACAGTCCCAGCCTTACGTCGGGGGCGAGGTGCACAGCGGATATCTCGACATGCTGCTCAATACGGGCATTATCGGCCTGCTGCTCGTATGTGCTTTGCTCCTTGCATTAATTGCTGGGATCGCCAAGGCATGTCCGAGGCTGCTGCCGCCGTTTCTCGTTCTGACGCTGCATGCAGCCATCGATTTTGATTGGAGCTATCCCTTGGTCTGGCTGCTTATGCTATGGCTGCCGGCAATGGGAACAGGAATGGCTCCTCCGGCGGATTGGACAATGAGGCAAGAAGGAGGCGTGAATGCTTTTGGACGGGAAGCTTCTATCCCAAAACGTTCCCAGCCCGTTGGTGGGCTGCGTCCTCTTCCAATTGATGCGCCCGGTGTATGGATGCGTACTCCACCTCAGCGTTTGAGCAAGTGGCAATGGATTTCGCCCCAGCGTTTAGGGAAGTTGTGCTGGATGTCATCCCCGCTGCTGTCCGATTTGCAGGACCCGAGAATGTTCTGGCGATCCCGTATGCTGCACTGGATCTCGTCCGGTAAGCCGACCGTACGGTACTACCGGCATCAACGAACCGACTCTCCAAAGGAGGGCTTCCGGCGTTACTTCCCGGGCACTCAGCTTAAGCTTTCCTGTATGCTGCGCCGAATGATTCCCCCACGGCTGCCTGCCCAATGGCATCGTCTCCCGCTTCTCCTTGGGTTCCTATGCTGGGCGGTCTTAACCGCTTCACTCGGCATGAGTGAGATGAAGCTTCGATTCGCGGCTTCAGCGGGGGAGGCGGAGCGACGCGAGCTGCTGCAAGCTGCCTTGTCGTGGAATCCCGCAAACAGCGCGGCAGCGGTGGGCTTGTCCGAGCTGCTTCCACCAGAGCAGCAAATGATTTTGCTAGAGGGAAGCCTGCGTTATGCGCCTCAGCATGCAGGCTTAAGCTGGAGGCTCGCGGAAGCCCATGCGTTGGCAGGTCGTGCCGATACGGCTGCCTTCTGGTACCGCAAAAGCCTTGAGCTGGATCGTTATAGTTCCGACAAGCAGACGCGGGCGGTGCTGGCGCTAACCTCGCTTGCCGTGAAACAAAGCGCTGCCGGGGATGTCTCCGGAGCCGGGCGCTCCGCTTCGGCGGCGATGGATATGCTGCAGAGCTACCGTTGGCTCGCCGAAGCGGTTCATGCATCACCCGGCGTCCGGAACGACCGGCGATTTCATTTGACGGCCCAAGCGCAGCGGCAGGCCGCCTTTTTAGCGGGTTGGATCGGGCGCGGGAAGCAGTGA
- a CDS encoding DedA family protein, protein MEFFYDIVGRLFEWIQQLGYFGIMLGLMVEVIPSEIVLAYGGYLISLGEVHFLGAMLFGTVGGVLAQLFVYWIGRYGGRPFLEKYGKYILIKKQHMDYAEEWFAKYGTGVIFTARFVPVVRHAISIPAGISKMNVGRFTLLTTLAVIPWTALFLYLGWMLGDRWEQIGEKAKPYTQEILLGALAVMILYFLIKWIKSAKVRSRLDE, encoded by the coding sequence GTGGAATTCTTTTACGATATTGTCGGCCGGTTGTTTGAATGGATTCAGCAGCTGGGATACTTCGGGATTATGCTTGGCCTGATGGTGGAGGTGATCCCGAGCGAGATCGTCTTGGCCTACGGTGGTTATTTGATATCGCTGGGCGAGGTTCATTTTCTCGGGGCCATGCTGTTCGGGACTGTCGGCGGCGTACTGGCGCAGCTGTTCGTTTATTGGATCGGCCGCTATGGCGGCAGGCCGTTTTTGGAGAAATACGGGAAGTATATATTGATTAAAAAGCAGCACATGGATTACGCTGAAGAATGGTTCGCCAAATACGGCACCGGCGTTATTTTTACGGCGCGGTTTGTGCCTGTTGTGAGACATGCCATCTCGATACCGGCAGGGATCTCGAAGATGAATGTGGGCCGCTTCACGCTCCTGACGACGCTGGCGGTCATACCGTGGACGGCTTTATTTTTATATCTGGGCTGGATGCTGGGGGACCGTTGGGAACAGATTGGCGAGAAGGCAAAGCCTTATACGCAGGAAATTTTGCTGGGGGCTTTGGCTGTCATGATTCTTTATTTTTTGATCAAATGGATAAAATCAGCGAAAGTGAGGTCGAGGCTAGATGAGTAA
- a CDS encoding thioredoxin family protein, translating to MSKNVASYLGTGITPQQFVEGMEKNQEAFQAGYEQFKWSNAEDREFFESLNYRDDLRVLILAADWCGDVVRNVPVVFRAMETAGIPTEVFILEQNFELMDQFLTMGGRSVPVVIFADTGGYVMGTWGPRPAHVQKHMIEFKQNNPDREASDYQDNLAATRQKIIQAYGEGNEFHAVIIKELRELISGF from the coding sequence ATGAGTAAAAATGTGGCTTCCTATTTGGGAACCGGTATAACCCCGCAGCAGTTTGTCGAAGGCATGGAGAAGAACCAGGAGGCCTTCCAAGCGGGATACGAGCAGTTCAAGTGGAGTAATGCCGAGGATCGGGAATTCTTCGAAAGTTTAAATTACCGCGATGATTTGAGGGTGCTTATCCTTGCAGCGGATTGGTGCGGCGATGTTGTCCGCAACGTGCCGGTCGTATTTCGCGCAATGGAAACCGCGGGGATCCCGACGGAAGTGTTCATCCTGGAACAAAATTTTGAGCTGATGGACCAGTTTCTGACGATGGGCGGGCGCTCGGTGCCGGTTGTCATTTTTGCGGATACCGGCGGTTATGTGATGGGCACTTGGGGGCCCCGGCCTGCCCATGTCCAGAAGCATATGATCGAGTTTAAACAGAATAACCCTGACCGCGAAGCCTCGGATTACCAAGACAACCTCGCTGCCACAAGACAAAAAATCATCCAAGCCTATGGGGAAGGAAATGAGTTTCATGCCGTCATCATTAAGGAACTGCGCGAGCTCATTTCGGGGTTTTAA
- a CDS encoding MBL fold metallo-hydrolase has translation MALHIETFSLGPLETNAYLLRGSEEGKAIIIDPGMNPAPLVKRIADLEIEAILLTHAHFDHMGGVEEIRKLKGCPVYLHTMESEWLTNPKLNGSTRWPEVCPPLSTGPAEYDLADGLELQLIGETFKVYHTPGHSPGSVSFLCGNDLFSGDVLFRMGVGRTDLPGGRERDLIHSIQNTLYSFSDEVVVYPGHGPRTKIGYEKQHNPYVPARS, from the coding sequence ATGGCGCTTCATATCGAAACCTTTAGCTTGGGGCCGCTGGAAACCAATGCATATTTGCTGAGAGGCAGCGAGGAAGGCAAAGCGATCATCATTGATCCGGGGATGAATCCAGCTCCGCTTGTCAAACGAATAGCAGATTTAGAGATTGAAGCGATCCTGCTGACGCATGCGCATTTTGATCATATGGGCGGCGTAGAGGAGATTCGCAAGCTGAAGGGATGTCCGGTTTATCTGCATACGATGGAGAGCGAATGGCTGACCAATCCGAAGCTGAACGGGTCGACGAGATGGCCGGAGGTTTGTCCGCCGCTGTCCACCGGGCCCGCTGAATACGATCTGGCGGATGGGCTTGAGCTGCAGCTGATCGGCGAAACCTTCAAGGTGTACCATACGCCGGGCCATTCGCCGGGAAGCGTCAGCTTCCTATGTGGAAATGACCTCTTCTCAGGGGACGTGCTCTTCCGGATGGGGGTTGGACGTACCGATCTGCCTGGAGGGCGGGAACGGGATTTAATCCATTCCATCCAGAATACGCTGTATTCCTTTTCCGACGAGGTTGTCGTATATCCCGGACACGGACCCCGGACCAAAATCGGGTATGAAAAACAGCATAATCCGTACGTTCCGGCCAGAAGCTAA
- the sigY gene encoding RNA polymerase sigma factor SigY yields the protein MILEEEDWIRKAQQGDTNAMGQLFKHHYSFLYKYLLKITMDQTVAEDTAQDTVIRCMENLSRYNGTSSFSSWMITIATRLYIDRTRKRKREKRWLEEEQQRSVRRLRWQMERQGEEWTDLLDGLAGLSEEHRIAILLKHYYGYSYEEIGDMLGIPEGTVKSRTAYGIKQLRKELKMDGEQA from the coding sequence ATGATCCTTGAAGAAGAGGATTGGATACGAAAAGCGCAGCAAGGCGATACGAATGCAATGGGGCAGCTTTTTAAGCACCATTACAGCTTTTTATATAAATACCTGCTGAAGATCACGATGGATCAAACCGTGGCAGAGGATACCGCCCAGGACACCGTGATTCGCTGCATGGAGAATCTGTCGCGATATAACGGGACCTCGTCCTTCTCTTCTTGGATGATTACGATTGCCACCAGGCTCTATATCGACCGCACCCGAAAGAGAAAGCGGGAGAAAAGGTGGCTTGAGGAAGAGCAGCAGCGGTCGGTCAGACGGCTTCGCTGGCAGATGGAGCGGCAGGGGGAGGAGTGGACCGATTTGTTGGATGGCCTTGCCGGGCTGTCCGAAGAGCATCGGATCGCGATTCTGCTGAAGCATTATTACGGCTACAGTTACGAGGAGATCGGCGATATGCTCGGCATACCGGAAGGTACGGTTAAATCTAGAACCGCTTATGGCATTAAGCAATTGCGGAAGGAGTTGAAGATGGATGGCGAACAAGCCTGA
- a CDS encoding YxlC family protein, producing the protein MANKPDTENEILLEGLSRDLERLERVFDEGPSPSLEEFQMLAAHTLWRKRRRMKYELVLFMLTALLIVSIVCMAALAAPMVLILIHGASMLAGIVILASSRKLRSAGKKGSHE; encoded by the coding sequence ATGGCGAACAAGCCTGATACGGAAAACGAGATTTTGCTGGAGGGCTTAAGCCGGGATCTCGAGCGTCTGGAACGGGTGTTTGATGAGGGACCATCGCCCTCCTTGGAGGAATTTCAGATGCTCGCGGCACATACCCTTTGGCGAAAGCGGCGCCGGATGAAATACGAGCTGGTGCTCTTTATGCTGACAGCCTTGCTCATCGTAAGCATCGTTTGTATGGCGGCGTTGGCCGCACCGATGGTGCTGATCCTGATCCATGGAGCCAGCATGCTGGCAGGGATCGTGATTCTCGCAAGCTCCAGGAAACTAAGATCCGCCGGAAAGAAGGGATCCCATGAATGA
- a CDS encoding PLDc N-terminal domain-containing protein produces the protein MEINWGLIWPIIALQAVLGVTALVSLTKAETEQIRGPKWMWVLIIILGNILGSVAYFIGGRRAA, from the coding sequence ATGGAGATCAATTGGGGATTAATCTGGCCGATTATTGCGCTGCAGGCTGTGCTGGGTGTAACGGCCCTGGTGTCTTTAACCAAGGCGGAAACAGAACAAATCCGAGGACCGAAATGGATGTGGGTGCTGATTATTATACTAGGAAACATCCTCGGCAGCGTCGCCTACTTCATCGGAGGGAGGAGGGCTGCATGA
- a CDS encoding ABC transporter ATP-binding protein — protein MMEPVLHIHNLTKNMGSLTPVKGISFGLERGSCTALLGPNGAGKTTTLRMLAGLLSPSQGEIRYGNTGGDNHHWRNRIGYLPQYPKFYGWMSGLEYLIFSARLSGLSGKQAKLRSLEVLEMVGLREAAKRRISGYSGGMKQRLGIAQALVHEPELILLDEPVSALDPIGRREVMDLLDRLRGEVTILFSTHVLHDAEEVCDRMVLMVDGRIAEQGELSELRAKYRQPLLLLEVEPGEREADWLRRLPERAFIEEAEIRNRAARLVVHDMDEARATLVREMADAGIRFQRIEAGASSLEDMFMKVVGA, from the coding sequence ATGATGGAACCTGTGCTTCACATTCACAACTTGACTAAGAATATGGGGAGTCTGACGCCTGTCAAAGGCATTTCATTCGGTTTGGAGCGGGGCAGCTGCACCGCGCTGCTCGGTCCCAACGGAGCCGGCAAAACCACGACGCTGCGCATGCTAGCAGGCCTTTTATCACCGTCCCAAGGAGAGATCCGGTATGGGAATACAGGTGGAGATAACCATCATTGGCGTAATCGGATTGGATACCTTCCCCAGTACCCGAAATTTTACGGTTGGATGTCCGGCTTGGAATATTTGATCTTCAGTGCCAGGCTGTCGGGCTTGTCCGGCAAACAAGCCAAACTTCGAAGCCTTGAGGTGCTTGAAATGGTCGGCCTGCGGGAAGCCGCCAAACGCCGGATATCGGGGTATTCCGGAGGAATGAAACAGCGGCTTGGCATCGCCCAGGCGCTTGTGCACGAGCCCGAATTGATCCTGCTGGACGAGCCGGTTTCCGCGCTTGACCCGATCGGGCGCCGTGAAGTGATGGATCTGCTGGACCGGCTTCGAGGCGAGGTGACGATTCTGTTCTCCACGCATGTGCTTCATGATGCAGAGGAGGTCTGCGATCGCATGGTGCTGATGGTCGATGGACGAATTGCCGAACAAGGGGAACTGTCTGAGCTGCGGGCCAAGTACCGTCAACCGCTCCTGCTGCTGGAGGTTGAGCCTGGCGAACGGGAAGCTGATTGGCTTCGGCGTTTGCCGGAGAGAGCTTTTATCGAAGAGGCCGAAATTCGCAATCGCGCTGCCAGGCTGGTCGTTCATGATATGGATGAAGCCAGAGCGACATTGGTGCGGGAAATGGCCGATGCCGGAATCCGGTTTCAACGCATCGAAGCAGGCGCTTCCTCGCTGGAAGATATGTTTATGAAGGTGGTAGGGGCATGA
- a CDS encoding ABC transporter permease yields the protein MSMFWIHLKKEMLEAARSYKWIWVPAVFLLLGVMQPVMMYYLPDILMMSGDLPPEAAALIKVPPPEEVLASTLSQFSTIGLLVLVLSGMNTVAGERSNGTAELVLPRMSSVLPMMIAKWTAMMSLLIVSFVLGYAGSAYYTSQLIGALEWGPMLRAGVFYVAWLAWIVTLVLPLGAVLRGPAAAFIALGTAAALTMLASLLPSHLLWSPGRLSAIATEWLTGGDPSAWAPAVSAICLIALSTAAAALLLKRRPLSPQV from the coding sequence ATGAGCATGTTTTGGATTCATTTAAAAAAAGAAATGTTGGAAGCCGCGCGGTCATATAAATGGATATGGGTGCCTGCCGTGTTCCTGCTCCTTGGCGTCATGCAGCCGGTCATGATGTATTACTTGCCCGACATTCTGATGATGTCCGGCGATCTTCCGCCGGAAGCGGCTGCTTTGATTAAGGTACCGCCGCCCGAGGAAGTCCTGGCCTCTACATTGAGCCAGTTCAGCACGATTGGTCTGCTGGTGCTTGTGCTGTCGGGAATGAATACGGTGGCAGGGGAGCGCTCGAACGGAACGGCCGAGCTTGTGCTGCCCCGGATGTCCTCCGTGCTGCCGATGATGATCGCCAAGTGGACCGCAATGATGTCTCTGTTGATTGTATCGTTCGTACTGGGCTATGCTGGATCGGCTTATTATACGTCTCAGCTGATCGGCGCGCTGGAATGGGGACCGATGCTCCGGGCGGGCGTCTTCTACGTCGCTTGGCTCGCTTGGATCGTAACGCTCGTGCTCCCGCTCGGAGCGGTGCTTCGCGGTCCAGCTGCGGCATTCATCGCTTTGGGAACGGCAGCCGCGCTGACGATGCTCGCTTCCTTGCTCCCTTCGCATCTTCTATGGAGCCCCGGCCGCTTGAGCGCAATCGCCACGGAATGGCTTACAGGCGGAGACCCATCAGCGTGGGCACCTGCGGTGTCGGCCATATGCTTGATCGCTCTGTCAACCGCAGCGGCAGCTCTACTACTGAAACGTCGGCCGTTATCGCCGCAAGTCTAG
- the gatC gene encoding Asp-tRNA(Asn)/Glu-tRNA(Gln) amidotransferase subunit GatC, translated as MSITVQDVQHVAKLARLNLTPEEEEMFTGQLNAILQYAEKLNELDTDGVEPTTHVLHLSNVMREDEVRESLPIEKVLLNAPDEEDDQFKVPAVLE; from the coding sequence ATGAGCATTACTGTCCAAGACGTTCAGCATGTCGCCAAGCTGGCCCGTCTGAACTTGACGCCGGAAGAAGAAGAGATGTTTACCGGCCAACTGAACGCGATTTTACAATATGCCGAGAAGTTAAATGAACTGGATACAGACGGCGTAGAGCCAACCACGCACGTTCTTCATCTAAGCAATGTCATGAGGGAAGACGAGGTTCGCGAGAGCCTGCCGATCGAGAAGGTGCTGCTGAATGCGCCGGATGAAGAAGACGATCAATTCAAAGTGCCGGCTGTACTGGAATAG